Sequence from the Segatella copri genome:
TCTGCAGACAGTAGAAGTCATCGCCTATGCTTTCTGCATTGAGATAGGTGGCATAGCTGTGCTCCAGATGTGCACCCTTCCCGATATGCGGACACCAAATGGTCATCGTACGCTCGGGAGGCAACAGCCAGCTGATGAAAACCGAACGGTATTCGCCCATGCGGTAATAAAACAGATTGCGGAAACTCCTTTCGCGGGTGCATGCCTTAATCAGGTTGAGCACCGTAGGCTTCCTGTCCTGCACCTTCAGCAGGTCGGCGTCTATCTCCTTCTTATGGAGCAGATACAGAGCGATATGCGGCAACATGCGCACCGCCGAAGCTGACAATATGATGGTTTGTACTATCGGATTCATGACTCTAAATCTTATTTTTATCTTTGCAAAGATACAAAAAATAAAGCAACTAGCATGCTTTTATCCGAAAACAATTGTTCTTTTCACTAAAAATAAGATAATAGAACAGGGTTTGTAGAATTTTAGTCAGTTTTATTGCTAAATAATGTGAATTAAATAGCTTTCCATACAACTTTTCCGTACCTTTGCACAAAGTTATATATAACGATATTTTAGAAGAGGATAAAACAGAACATTATGAAGAGGATATTGATTGTTGAAGACGATTTGGCATTCGGAACCATGATACAGACTTGGCTCAAAAAGAAAGGATTCGATGTGGAAAGGGTAACATCTGTAGGCGCTGCCATCAAAGCGATGGGAGCCGGCGATGCATTCCATCTGGTTCTTTCCGACCTGCGCCTGCCCGACCACGACGGACTGGTATTGCTCCAGCATATCAGAAAGTCCGATGCCCACCTGCCTTTTATCGTAATGACTAGCTATGCAGAGGTTCAGAATGCTGTATGTGCCATGAAATCGGGTGCTACCGATTACGTGGCTAAACCCTTCCATCCCGAAATCCTCTTAGAGAAAATCCGTGAGGCTATCCAGTCGGCTGCTTCTGCGGCTCCAGCCCCTCAGCGTGCGGAATCTGCCGCCATGCAGGATGCGCCCCAAGAAGAACAGCAGGGCGCTACGGAGGTGCCTAGATATATAAAAGGTGAAAGCGAGGCTTCCAAGCAGCTCTACGAGTTCGTTTCGCTCGTTGCCCCAACCCCGATGTCAGTGCTCATTCTCGGAGCCAGCGGCACCGGAAAGGAATATGTGGCGCGCAGCATCCACGAACAGAGTCTGCGCAAGGACAAGCCTTTCTATGCCATCGACTGCGGCGCCATTCCTAAGGAGGTGGCGGCATCTGAATTCTTCGGATATAAGAAGGGTGCCTTTACCGGAGCCGAACAGGATAAGAAGGGTGCCTTCGAGATAGCTAACGGCGGAACGGTTTTCCTCGATGAGATGGGAAACCTCAACTACGAAGTACAGGTGCAGCTCCT
This genomic interval carries:
- a CDS encoding serine O-acetyltransferase — translated: MNPIVQTIILSASAVRMLPHIALYLLHKKEIDADLLKVQDRKPTVLNLIKACTRERSFRNLFYYRMGEYRSVFISWLLPPERTMTIWCPHIGKGAHLEHSYATYLNAESIGDDFYCLQMVTLGNGKGGRPTIGNDVKIYTGATVFGGIHIGNHVTIGAGAVVFQDIPDGATVVGNPGRIIQK
- a CDS encoding sigma-54-dependent transcriptional regulator, encoding MKRILIVEDDLAFGTMIQTWLKKKGFDVERVTSVGAAIKAMGAGDAFHLVLSDLRLPDHDGLVLLQHIRKSDAHLPFIVMTSYAEVQNAVCAMKSGATDYVAKPFHPEILLEKIREAIQSAASAAPAPQRAESAAMQDAPQEEQQGATEVPRYIKGESEASKQLYEFVSLVAPTPMSVLILGASGTGKEYVARSIHEQSLRKDKPFYAIDCGAIPKEVAASEFFGYKKGAFTGAEQDKKGAFEIANGGTVFLDEMGNLNYEVQVQLLRALQERKIRPLGSTQEIDVDIRLICATNENLAQAVAEGKFREDLYHRINEFTIYMPALKDRGADIFLFANLFIKHANQELGKNVLGLDAKASEIIASYDWPGNLRELNNVMKRATLLTRGKYIGAQELEKTMAQTSTARPINMQLHSEQSEQESIAAALRATHGNKSKAAQLLAIDRKTLYNKMKKYGME